In Opitutaceae bacterium TAV5, one genomic interval encodes:
- a CDS encoding mannose-1-phosphate guanyltransferase, which translates to MSEPFIVIIAGGKGERFWPQSRAACPKHLLPVVGDKPLLVQTLDRVKPLAPAKNIFVITSAVQAKAVRAVCKGIPAANVVVEPVGRDTAAAVGLAAALVGARDPKGVFAVLPADHVIHDAKAYQTDLKAAFAAAAADDVMVTIGITPTEPATGFGYIQKGDAWKTFTIDRRRRAVSRVKRFVEKPKQEVAGQYLASGDYLWNAGMFVWSVPVVNAAFAAHAPELDAGLAKIRAALAPARKAPLDATLKRVYPKLPRISVDYALLEKSTNVVVLPSSFDWDDVGAWPAVPKHFTPDAAGNVTRGLAVVEQGSNNLVFADEKTKHLVAVLGADDLIVVHTPDATLVVPKAKAQEIKALLKRVEALRGGAKWL; encoded by the coding sequence ATGTCCGAACCTTTCATCGTCATCATCGCCGGAGGAAAAGGGGAACGTTTCTGGCCGCAAAGCCGCGCCGCGTGTCCCAAACACCTGCTGCCGGTCGTCGGGGACAAACCGCTGCTCGTGCAGACGCTCGACCGGGTAAAACCGCTCGCTCCGGCGAAAAACATTTTTGTCATTACCAGCGCCGTGCAGGCCAAGGCCGTGCGCGCCGTGTGCAAGGGCATCCCCGCCGCCAACGTCGTGGTGGAGCCGGTCGGCCGCGACACCGCCGCCGCCGTCGGCCTCGCCGCCGCGCTCGTCGGCGCGCGCGACCCGAAAGGCGTTTTCGCCGTGTTGCCCGCCGACCACGTCATCCACGACGCGAAGGCTTACCAGACCGACCTGAAAGCCGCTTTCGCCGCGGCCGCGGCCGACGACGTGATGGTCACCATCGGCATCACGCCGACGGAGCCCGCCACCGGTTTCGGCTACATCCAGAAGGGCGACGCCTGGAAAACCTTCACCATCGACCGCCGCCGCCGCGCCGTCTCGCGCGTGAAGCGGTTTGTCGAGAAGCCGAAGCAGGAGGTCGCCGGACAGTACCTCGCCTCGGGCGACTACCTCTGGAACGCCGGCATGTTTGTCTGGAGCGTGCCGGTGGTGAACGCCGCCTTTGCCGCGCACGCGCCGGAACTCGACGCCGGCCTGGCGAAAATCCGCGCCGCGCTCGCGCCCGCCAGAAAAGCCCCGCTCGACGCCACCCTGAAACGCGTTTACCCGAAATTGCCGCGCATCTCGGTGGATTACGCGCTGCTCGAAAAATCGACCAACGTCGTGGTGCTGCCGTCGTCATTCGACTGGGATGACGTGGGCGCCTGGCCGGCGGTGCCGAAACACTTCACGCCCGACGCCGCCGGCAACGTCACCCGCGGCCTCGCCGTGGTGGAGCAGGGGAGCAACAACCTCGTGTTCGCCGACGAAAAGACAAAACACCTCGTGGCCGTGCTCGGGGCCGACGACCTCATCGTTGTCCACACGCCCGATGCCACGCTCGTCGTCCCCAAGGCGAAAGCCCAGGAAATCAAGGCGCTGCTCAAGCGGGTGGAAGCGCTCCGCGGCGGCGCGAAGTGGCTCTAG
- a CDS encoding addiction module antitoxin RelB, which yields MPSQIAISELTTEEKLSLMEELWQDISRDPANVPSPEWHRELLARREQDLAEGRDSFLSWEDAKKQLRARHL from the coding sequence ATGCCAAGCCAGATCGCAATTTCGGAGCTGACGACCGAGGAAAAACTCTCGCTGATGGAAGAGCTCTGGCAGGACATATCCCGCGATCCGGCAAATGTTCCCTCGCCGGAATGGCATCGGGAACTGCTCGCCAGGCGTGAGCAGGATCTGGCTGAAGGACGCGATTCGTTCCTCTCCTGGGAGGATGCCAAAAAGCAACTCCGGGCTCGTCATCTGTAA
- a CDS encoding GntR family transcriptional regulator codes for MSAAGRRAQSPQITRLMTTALQTPGLLSLAAGFTDNHTLPLAAVQSAVATLAREGAADPEFLQYGTNQGRPGLRRLLAARLAAKEPSLDADALAARTFVTNGSQQALYLAIQVLCEPGDIVLVDRPSYFVFLELLQGMGVRALSIPVDDAGLVDGEALRARLRQLRAGGERARLKAVYFVSCFSNPSGRTLTLAEKETLADALVAEDCVVPVIEDAAYRELWYNRPPAAPGVLTLPQWSAFPRLYLETLTKTFASGLKTGWGVCTDDRWLHVMLHTKGHQDFGTANFSQAICEHALASGAFERQLAAIRPTYAAKMRMLHETLHDAGLAARGWRWSEPEGGLYLWLRAPEGTDTGMESAFCKACLREGVLYVPGDLCFGDDVPKNHVRLSYGVLAGDALREAGRRFARAAGCGKTFEQKPRR; via the coding sequence TTGTCCGCCGCCGGTCGCCGGGCGCAGTCGCCGCAAATCACGCGGCTCATGACCACCGCGCTCCAGACGCCGGGGCTGCTTTCGCTCGCCGCCGGTTTTACGGACAACCACACGCTGCCGCTCGCCGCCGTGCAATCGGCCGTGGCCACGCTGGCGCGCGAGGGCGCGGCCGATCCCGAGTTTCTGCAATACGGCACCAACCAGGGCCGCCCCGGCCTGCGCCGCCTGCTGGCCGCCCGCCTCGCCGCGAAAGAACCGTCGCTCGACGCCGACGCGCTCGCGGCGCGGACCTTTGTCACCAACGGCTCGCAGCAGGCCCTTTACCTTGCGATCCAGGTGCTCTGCGAACCGGGCGACATCGTGCTCGTGGACCGGCCGAGCTACTTTGTGTTTCTCGAACTGTTGCAGGGCATGGGCGTGCGCGCGCTCTCGATCCCGGTCGATGACGCCGGCCTCGTCGACGGCGAGGCCCTCCGTGCCCGCCTCCGCCAGCTCCGTGCCGGCGGCGAACGCGCCCGGCTCAAGGCGGTGTATTTCGTTTCCTGCTTCTCCAACCCCTCCGGCCGCACGCTCACGCTCGCCGAAAAGGAAACGCTCGCCGATGCGCTTGTCGCGGAGGACTGCGTCGTCCCCGTGATCGAGGACGCTGCGTATCGGGAACTTTGGTACAACCGCCCGCCCGCCGCGCCGGGCGTGCTCACCCTGCCACAGTGGAGCGCGTTTCCGCGGCTCTACCTGGAGACGCTGACCAAGACCTTTGCCAGCGGACTCAAGACCGGCTGGGGCGTCTGCACCGATGACCGCTGGCTTCATGTCATGCTGCACACGAAGGGGCATCAGGATTTCGGCACCGCCAACTTCAGCCAGGCCATCTGCGAACATGCGCTCGCCAGCGGCGCATTCGAGCGGCAGCTCGCGGCGATCCGCCCGACTTACGCCGCCAAAATGCGCATGCTGCACGAGACGTTGCACGATGCCGGCCTCGCCGCGCGCGGCTGGCGCTGGAGCGAACCGGAAGGCGGCCTCTACCTGTGGCTGCGCGCTCCGGAGGGCACGGACACGGGGATGGAGTCGGCCTTCTGCAAGGCATGCCTGCGGGAAGGCGTCCTCTACGTGCCGGGCGATCTCTGTTTCGGCGACGATGTGCCGAAAAATCATGTCCGCCTCAGCTACGGCGTCCTCGCCGGCGACGCCCTCCGCGAGGCCGGCCGCCGTTTCGCACGTGCGGCGGGTTGCGGCAAAACCTTTGAACAGAAGCCAAGAAGATAA